From one Paramormyrops kingsleyae isolate MSU_618 chromosome 1, PKINGS_0.4, whole genome shotgun sequence genomic stretch:
- the pmpcb gene encoding mitochondrial-processing peptidase subunit beta isoform X2, producing the protein MATVLQRLRLAGKYLLQDSLLKTCAVTRPVIVSKRHGATQAAHQVVLNVPETKVTTLENGLRVASEDSGLSTCTVGLWIDAGSRYEYEKNNGTAHFLEHMAFKGTRKRSQLDLELEIENMGAHLNAYTSREQTVYYAKAFSKDLPRAVEILADIIQNSTLGEAEIERERGVILREMQEVETNLQEVVFDYLHATAYQDTALGRTILGPTENIKTINRADLVEYITTHYKGPRIVLAAAGGVSHNELIDLATYHFGRLPERYKGEPPTLPPCTFTGSEIRVRDDKMPLAHIAVAVEAVGWSHPDTIPLMVANTLIGNWDRSFGGGVNLSSKLAQMACQGSLCHSFQSFNTCYTDTGLWGLYMVCEPVTVADMLHFAQREWMSLCTDVTEGEVARAKNLLKTNMLLHLDGSTPICEDIGRQMLCYGRRIPLHELEARIDAIDAQTIKDVCTRYIYNKPPALAAVGPIEHLPDYQQIRSGMYWLRG; encoded by the exons ATGGCGACGGTGTTGCAGCGTCTCAGACTTGCCGGAAAATACCTGCTCCAGGATAGTTTGCTGAAGACATGTGCTGTGACCAGG CCCGTCATCGTATCAAAGAGACATGGAGCTACGCAGGCCGCTCACCAGGTGGTTTTGAACGTACCTGAAACCAAGGTGACCACGCTGGAGAACGGGCTCCGGGTGGCGTCCGAGGATTCGGGTCTGTCCACGTGCACG GTGGGTCTATGGATAGATGCTGGAAGCCGATATGAATATGAAAAGAATAATGGTACAGCCCATTTTCTGGAGCACATGGCCTTTAAG GGCACAAGAAAGCGCTCACAGCTAGACCTTGAACTGGAGATCGAGAACATGGGGGCCCACCTGAACGCGTACACGTCGCGGGAGCAGACCGTGTACTACGCCAAGGCCTTTTCTAAGGACCTCCCAAGAG CGGTGGAGATCCTGGCCGACATCATCCAGAACAGCACACTGGGGGAGGCAGAGATTGAGCGTGAGAGGGGGGTCATCCTTCGGGAGATGCAGGAAGTGGAGACCAACCTGCAGGAAGTGGTGTTTGACTACCTCCACGCCACGGCGTATCAGGACACAGCCCTTGGCAGGACCATTCTCGGACCCACAGAAAACATCAA AACTATAAACCGGGCTGATCTGGTTGAATACATCACGACACACTACAAAGGTCCCAGGATTGTCCTAGCTGCTGCAGGAG GGGTTTCACATAACGAGCTCATCGACCTGGCGACGTACCACTTTGGCAGATTGCCCGAGAGGTACAAGGGTGAGCCCCCGACCCTGCCCCCGTGCACCTTCACCGGCAGCGAG ATCCGTGTGCGTGATGACAAGATGCCCCTGGCACACATCGCTGTGGCCGTGGAGGCTGTGGGCTGGTCACACCCTGACACCATCCCGCTGATGGTGGCCAACACACTCATCGGCAACTGGGACCGCTCCTTCGGCGGGGGTGTG aacctcTCTAGTAAGCTGGCTCAGATGGCGTGCCAGGGCAGCCTCTGCCACAGCTTCCAGTCCTTCAACACATGCTATACGGACACCGGCCTCTGGGGCCTCTACATGGTGTGCGAGCCTGTGACAGTAGCGGACATGCTGCACTTTGCCCAGCGTGAATG GATGTCTCTCTGCACTGATGTCACTGAGGGTGAAGTGGCCAGGGCCAAGAATCTGCTGAAGACTAACATGCTGCTGCATCTGGACG GCTCCACCCCCATCTGTGAGGACATTGGCAGGCAGATGTTGTGCTATGGCCGCAGGATCCCCCTTCATGAGCTGGAGGCCAGGATCGAC GCCATCGATGCACAGACCATCAAGGACGTCTGCACCAGATACATTTACAACAAACCCCCTGCTCTTGCAGCAGTTG GTCCCATAGAGCACCTGCCAGACTACCAGCAGATTCGAAGCGGCATGTACTGGCTCCGGGGCTGA
- the pmpcb gene encoding mitochondrial-processing peptidase subunit beta isoform X3, whose product MAFKGTRKRSQLDLELEIENMGAHLNAYTSREQTVYYAKAFSKDLPRAVEILADIIQNSTLGEAEIERERGVILREMQEVETNLQEVVFDYLHATAYQDTALGRTILGPTENIKTINRADLVEYITTHYKGPRIVLAAAGGVSHNELIDLATYHFGRLPERYKGEPPTLPPCTFTGSEIRVRDDKMPLAHIAVAVEAVGWSHPDTIPLMVANTLIGNWDRSFGGGVNLSSKLAQMACQGSLCHSFQSFNTCYTDTGLWGLYMVCEPVTVADMLHFAQREWMSLCTDVTEGEVARAKNLLKTNMLLHLDGSTPICEDIGRQMLCYGRRIPLHELEARIDAIDAQTIKDVCTRYIYNKPPALAAVGPIEHLPDYQQIRSGMYWLRG is encoded by the exons ATGGCCTTTAAG GGCACAAGAAAGCGCTCACAGCTAGACCTTGAACTGGAGATCGAGAACATGGGGGCCCACCTGAACGCGTACACGTCGCGGGAGCAGACCGTGTACTACGCCAAGGCCTTTTCTAAGGACCTCCCAAGAG CGGTGGAGATCCTGGCCGACATCATCCAGAACAGCACACTGGGGGAGGCAGAGATTGAGCGTGAGAGGGGGGTCATCCTTCGGGAGATGCAGGAAGTGGAGACCAACCTGCAGGAAGTGGTGTTTGACTACCTCCACGCCACGGCGTATCAGGACACAGCCCTTGGCAGGACCATTCTCGGACCCACAGAAAACATCAA AACTATAAACCGGGCTGATCTGGTTGAATACATCACGACACACTACAAAGGTCCCAGGATTGTCCTAGCTGCTGCAGGAG GGGTTTCACATAACGAGCTCATCGACCTGGCGACGTACCACTTTGGCAGATTGCCCGAGAGGTACAAGGGTGAGCCCCCGACCCTGCCCCCGTGCACCTTCACCGGCAGCGAG ATCCGTGTGCGTGATGACAAGATGCCCCTGGCACACATCGCTGTGGCCGTGGAGGCTGTGGGCTGGTCACACCCTGACACCATCCCGCTGATGGTGGCCAACACACTCATCGGCAACTGGGACCGCTCCTTCGGCGGGGGTGTG aacctcTCTAGTAAGCTGGCTCAGATGGCGTGCCAGGGCAGCCTCTGCCACAGCTTCCAGTCCTTCAACACATGCTATACGGACACCGGCCTCTGGGGCCTCTACATGGTGTGCGAGCCTGTGACAGTAGCGGACATGCTGCACTTTGCCCAGCGTGAATG GATGTCTCTCTGCACTGATGTCACTGAGGGTGAAGTGGCCAGGGCCAAGAATCTGCTGAAGACTAACATGCTGCTGCATCTGGACG GCTCCACCCCCATCTGTGAGGACATTGGCAGGCAGATGTTGTGCTATGGCCGCAGGATCCCCCTTCATGAGCTGGAGGCCAGGATCGAC GCCATCGATGCACAGACCATCAAGGACGTCTGCACCAGATACATTTACAACAAACCCCCTGCTCTTGCAGCAGTTG GTCCCATAGAGCACCTGCCAGACTACCAGCAGATTCGAAGCGGCATGTACTGGCTCCGGGGCTGA
- the pmpcb gene encoding mitochondrial-processing peptidase subunit beta isoform X1, producing the protein METAHTKNQGYYNIASCEPERCPVAWRWNSQFLVRWKFCQPVIVSKRHGATQAAHQVVLNVPETKVTTLENGLRVASEDSGLSTCTVGLWIDAGSRYEYEKNNGTAHFLEHMAFKGTRKRSQLDLELEIENMGAHLNAYTSREQTVYYAKAFSKDLPRAVEILADIIQNSTLGEAEIERERGVILREMQEVETNLQEVVFDYLHATAYQDTALGRTILGPTENIKTINRADLVEYITTHYKGPRIVLAAAGGVSHNELIDLATYHFGRLPERYKGEPPTLPPCTFTGSEIRVRDDKMPLAHIAVAVEAVGWSHPDTIPLMVANTLIGNWDRSFGGGVNLSSKLAQMACQGSLCHSFQSFNTCYTDTGLWGLYMVCEPVTVADMLHFAQREWMSLCTDVTEGEVARAKNLLKTNMLLHLDGSTPICEDIGRQMLCYGRRIPLHELEARIDAIDAQTIKDVCTRYIYNKPPALAAVGPIEHLPDYQQIRSGMYWLRG; encoded by the exons ATGGAAACCGCGCACACAAAGAACCAAGGGTACTATAACATTGCAAGTTGTGAGCCAGAAAGGTGCCCTGTAGCATGGAGATGGAACTCACAGTTCTTAGTACGCTGGAAATTTTGCCAG CCCGTCATCGTATCAAAGAGACATGGAGCTACGCAGGCCGCTCACCAGGTGGTTTTGAACGTACCTGAAACCAAGGTGACCACGCTGGAGAACGGGCTCCGGGTGGCGTCCGAGGATTCGGGTCTGTCCACGTGCACG GTGGGTCTATGGATAGATGCTGGAAGCCGATATGAATATGAAAAGAATAATGGTACAGCCCATTTTCTGGAGCACATGGCCTTTAAG GGCACAAGAAAGCGCTCACAGCTAGACCTTGAACTGGAGATCGAGAACATGGGGGCCCACCTGAACGCGTACACGTCGCGGGAGCAGACCGTGTACTACGCCAAGGCCTTTTCTAAGGACCTCCCAAGAG CGGTGGAGATCCTGGCCGACATCATCCAGAACAGCACACTGGGGGAGGCAGAGATTGAGCGTGAGAGGGGGGTCATCCTTCGGGAGATGCAGGAAGTGGAGACCAACCTGCAGGAAGTGGTGTTTGACTACCTCCACGCCACGGCGTATCAGGACACAGCCCTTGGCAGGACCATTCTCGGACCCACAGAAAACATCAA AACTATAAACCGGGCTGATCTGGTTGAATACATCACGACACACTACAAAGGTCCCAGGATTGTCCTAGCTGCTGCAGGAG GGGTTTCACATAACGAGCTCATCGACCTGGCGACGTACCACTTTGGCAGATTGCCCGAGAGGTACAAGGGTGAGCCCCCGACCCTGCCCCCGTGCACCTTCACCGGCAGCGAG ATCCGTGTGCGTGATGACAAGATGCCCCTGGCACACATCGCTGTGGCCGTGGAGGCTGTGGGCTGGTCACACCCTGACACCATCCCGCTGATGGTGGCCAACACACTCATCGGCAACTGGGACCGCTCCTTCGGCGGGGGTGTG aacctcTCTAGTAAGCTGGCTCAGATGGCGTGCCAGGGCAGCCTCTGCCACAGCTTCCAGTCCTTCAACACATGCTATACGGACACCGGCCTCTGGGGCCTCTACATGGTGTGCGAGCCTGTGACAGTAGCGGACATGCTGCACTTTGCCCAGCGTGAATG GATGTCTCTCTGCACTGATGTCACTGAGGGTGAAGTGGCCAGGGCCAAGAATCTGCTGAAGACTAACATGCTGCTGCATCTGGACG GCTCCACCCCCATCTGTGAGGACATTGGCAGGCAGATGTTGTGCTATGGCCGCAGGATCCCCCTTCATGAGCTGGAGGCCAGGATCGAC GCCATCGATGCACAGACCATCAAGGACGTCTGCACCAGATACATTTACAACAAACCCCCTGCTCTTGCAGCAGTTG GTCCCATAGAGCACCTGCCAGACTACCAGCAGATTCGAAGCGGCATGTACTGGCTCCGGGGCTGA
- the dnajc2 gene encoding dnaJ homolog subfamily C member 2: MLKEALEGQVTVVCNVIAASVQFQVEPVGRWFEAFLKRRDRNVSASFQELEEEEELEEESEDEELQLEEYPMLKTLDPKDWKNQDHYAVLGLAHLRYKATQRQIKAAHKAMVLKHHPDKRKAAGEQIVEGDNDYFTCITKAIEILSDPVKRRAYDSIDPTFDNTVPTKSEGKENFFDVFVPVFERNSRWTSKKHVPKLGSMDSTFEEVDSFYSFWYNFDSWREFSYLDEEEKEKAECRDERRWIEKQNRASRAQRKKEEMNRIRTLVDTAYSCDPRIRKFKEDEKARKESEKKAKAEAKRKEQVEREKARQAEVEAARQAKEKEEEEAKQAAQQAKKEKEVQKKAIKKERQKLRTSCKNWNYFSDNEADSVKMMEEVEKLCDRLELMSLQSLNEVLLCDSREEAMAAVEKQIQEVNTQLQQERDAELAARQAARGAEQGGGGGGAGSGNKGWNEDELQLLIKAVNLFPAGTSARWEVIANYMNLHSTSGIKRNAKDVINKAKNLQKLDPQQKDEINKKAFEKYKREHVAVPATADNAAPSERFDTSGTDISSAAWTTEEQKLLEQALKTFPVSTPERWEKIAATVPGRSKKDCMKRYKELVEMVKAKKAAQEQVTTAKSKK; encoded by the exons ATGTTGAAGGAAGCGCTTGAAGGGCAAGTTACAGTTGTCTGTAACGTCATTGCTG CCTCTGTGCAGTTCCAGGTGGAGCCGGTGGGTCGGTGGTTCGAGGCTTTCCTGAAGCGCAGGGACAGGAATGTGTCTGCCTCCttccaggagctggaggaggaggaggagctggaggaggagtcAGAGGATGAGGAGCTGCAGTTGGAAGAATATCCCATGCTGAAGACACTGGATCCCAAGGACTGGAAG AATCAAGATCACTATGCTGTGCTTGGATTGGCTCACTTGAGATACAAAGCAACTCAGAGGCAAATCAAAGCTGCTC ATAAAGCCATGGTGTTGAAGCACCACCCAGACAAAAGGAAAGCAGCGGGAGAGCAGATTGTGGAAGGAGACAATGACTACTTCACCTGCATCACTAAAG CTATAGAGATTCTGTCAGACCCCGTGAAGCGCAGAGCTTACGACAGCATTGATCCCACCTTTGACAACACCGTGCCCACCAAGAGTGAGGGGAAGGAGAACTTCTTTGATGTGTTTGTACCCGTTTTCGAGAGAAACTCCAG ATGGACCTCAAAAAAGCATGTCCCTAAACTAGGAAGTATGGATTCAACCTTTGAGGAGGTGGATAGTTTCTATTCCTTCTG GTATAACTTTGATTCCTGGAGGGAGTTTTCCTACCTGGATGAAGAAGAGAAGGAGAAAGCAGAATG CCGAGATGAAAGAAGATGGATCGAGAAGCAGAACCGGGCATCGCGGGCGCAGAGGAAGAAAGAGGAGATGAACAGGATACGGACACTCGTTG ATACAGCGTACAGCTGCGATCCGAGGATAAGGAAGTTCAAGGAGGACGAAAAAGCCAGGAAAGAGTCGGAAAAGAAAGCCAAGGCTGAGGCCAAGCGGAAGGAGCAGGTGGAGCGAGAAAag gccaggcaggcagaggtggagGCGGCGAGACAGGCTAAAgagaaggaagaggaggaggccaAACAGGCTGCTCAACAGGCAAAGAAAGAGAAGGAGGTCCAGAAGAAGGCCATCAAGAAGGAGCGGCAGAAGCTGAGGACCAGCTGCAAG AACTGGAATTACTTTTCTGATAATGAGGCAGACAGTGTGAAAATGATGGAAGAGGTGGAAAAACTCTGCGATCGTCTAGAGCTAATGAG TCTGCAGTCGCTGAACGAGGTGCTGCTGTGTGACTCCAGAGAGGAGGCCATGGCTGCCGTGGAGAAGCAG ATCCAGGAGGTGAACACACAGCTGCAGCAGGAACGGGATGCGGAGCTCGCAGCTCGACAAGCTGCACGAGGGGCGGAGCAAGgcggaggtgggggaggggctggcaGCGGCAACAAAGGCTGGAACGAGGATGAGCTACAGCTGCTGATTAAAGCCGTCAATCTTTTCCCGGCCGGCACCAGCGCCAG ATGGGAGGTGATCGCCAACTACATGAACTTGCACTCTACCAGTGGCATCAAAAGGAATGCCAAGGATGTCATCAATAAGGCCAAGAATTTGCAGAAGCTTG ATCCCCAGCAGAAAGATGAGATCAACAAGAAAGCTTTCGAGAAGTATAAGAGGGAGCATGTGGCTGTTCCTGCCACCGCAGACAATGCAGCGCCTTCAGAGAGATTCGACA CATCTGGCACAGATATTAGCTCAGCAGCCTGGACGACAGAGGAACAGAAACTTCTAGAGCAGGCCCTGAAGACCTTCCCAGTGAGCACCCCGGAAAGGTGGGAAAAGATTGCTGCCACTGTTCCGGGTCGCAGCAAGAAGGACTGCATGAAGCGATACAAG GAGCTGGTGGAGATGGTCAAAGCCAAGAAGGCGGCCCAGGAACAAGTAACAACTGctaagagtaaaaaatga
- the psmc2 gene encoding 26S proteasome regulatory subunit 7, giving the protein MPDYLGTEQRKVKEEEKDDKPIRALDEGDIALLKTYGQSTYSRQIKQVEDDIQQLLKKINELTGIKESDTGLAPPALWDLAADKQTLQSEQPLQVARCTKIINADSEDPKYIINVKQFAKFVVDLSDQVAPTDIEEGMRVGVDRNKYQIHIPLPPKIDPTVTMMQVDEKPDVTYSDVGGCKEQIEKLREVVETPLLYPERFVNLGIEPPKGVLLFGPPGTGKTLCARAVANRTDACFIRVIGSELVQKYVGEGARMVRELFEMARTKKACLIFFDEIDAIGGARFDDGAGGDNEVQRTMLELINQLDGFDPRGNIKVLMATNRPDTLDPALMRPGRLDRKIEFSLPDLEGRTHIFKIHARSMSVERDIRFELLARLCPNSTGAEIRSVCTEAGMFAIRARRKIATEKDFLEAVNKVIKSYAKFSATPRYMTYN; this is encoded by the exons ATGCCTGATTATTTGGGAACTGAACAGCGCAAAgtcaaagaagaagaaaaagatgATAAACCCATAAGAG CTTTGGATGAAGGCGACATCGCTCTCCTGAAGACATAT GGTCAAAGTACGTATTCTAGACAGATCAAGCAAGTGGAAGATGACATTCAGCAACTCCTCAAGAAAATCAACGAACTCACTG gCATTAAAGAGTCAGACACGGGATTGGCCCCTCCAGCCCTTTGGGATTTGGCTGCAGATAAGCAGACCCTGCAGAGTGAACAGCCCTTACAGGTGGCCAG GTGCACCAAGATCATCAATGCTGATTCTGAAGATCCAAAGTACATAATCAATGTGAAGCAGTTTGCTAAGTTTGTGGTGGACTTGAGTGACCAGGTTGCTCCCACTGACATTGAAGAAGGAATGAGAGTTGG GGTTGACAGAAACAAGTACCAGATTCACATTCCTCTTCCTCCCAAAATTGACCCAACTGTCACCATGATGCAG GTGGATGAGAAACCAGATGTGACCTATAGCGACGTTGGTGGGTGCAAAGAGCAGATTGAGAAGCTGAGGGAGGTGGTTGAGACACCATTGCTCTAT CCTGAACGATTTGTCAACCTGGGCATTGAGCCGCCCAAAGGCGTCCTGCTTTTCGGCCCCCCAGGCACAGGCAAGACGCTGTGTGCCCGGGCTGTGGCCAACCGCACAGATGCCTGCTTCATCCGCGTCATTGGCTCTGAGCTGGTGCAGAAGTATGTGGGAGAG GGCGCAAGAATGGTGCGTGAGTTGTTCGAGATGGCCAGAACCAAGAAGGCTTGCCTCATTTTCTTCGATGAAATTGATGCCATTGGAG GGGCCCGTTTTGACGATGGCGCTGGTGGAGACAACGAGGTCCAGAGGACCATGTTGGAGCTCATCAACCAGCTAGATGGCTTTGACCCAAGGGGCAATATTAAAGTCCTGATGGCGACCAACCGACCCGACACATTGGATCCAGCCCTGATGAGACCTGGCCGATTGGATCGGAAGATCGAGTTCAGTTTGCCCGATTTGGAG GGTCGCACACACATCTTTAAGATCCACGCCCGCTCCATGAGTGTCGAGAGGGACATCCGCTTTGAGCTGCTGGCTCGCCTCTGCCCCAACAGCACAG GTGCGGAGATCCGCAGCGTCTGCACGGAGGCAGGCATGTTTGCCATCCGGGCCCGCAGGAAAATCGCCACAGAGAAGGACTTCCTGGAAGCTGTGAACAAGGTCATCAAGTCCTACGCGAAGTTCAGCGCCACCCCAAGATATATGACCTACAACTGA
- the zcrb1 gene encoding zinc finger CCHC-type and RNA-binding motif-containing protein 1, translating into MSGGLAPSKSTVYVSNLPFSLTNNDLHKLFTKYGKVVKVTIVKDKETRKSKGVAFVLFLDKESAHNCARSLNNKQLFGRTVKASIAIDNGRAPEFIRRRNYTDKTKCYECGESGHLSYACPKNLLGDREPPKKKEKKKKKKVEEREEMEDEGSEEEGEDPALDSLSQAIAFQQARIEEEELRRKQTAQGASHASTSEDSRKPRIKKSAYFSDEEELSD; encoded by the exons ATGAGTGGTGGTTTGGCTCCAAGTAAAAGCACGGTCTACGTATCCAATTTACCCTTCTCTTTGACCAATAATGATCTTCACAAG TTGTTCACCAAATATGGGAAAGTTGTGAA GGTGACGATTGTGAAGGACAAAGAGACCAGGAAAAGTAAAGGAGTGGCATTTGTGCTTTTTCTGGACAAAGAATCTGCTCACAATTGTGCACGATCTCTAAACAATAAGCAG CTATTTGGCAGAACTGTGAAGGCCAGCATTGCTATTGACAATGGAAGGGCACCTGAGTTCATCAGGAGGCGTAACTACACGGACAAGACCAAATGTTATGAGTGTGGG GAATCTGGGCACTTAAGCTATGCTTGCCCAAAAAATTTGCTTGGAGACAGGGAACCACCAAAGAAgaaagagaagaagaagaagaagaaggtggAAGAGCGTGAGGAGAT GGAAGATGAGGGTAGTGAAGAAGAAGGGGAAGATCCTGCTCTCGACAGCCTGAGTCAAGCAATCGCCTTCCAG CAAGCACGAATTGAAGAGGAGGAGCTGCGACGCAAGCAGACAGCGCAGGGTGCGAGCCATGCCTCCACGTCCGAGGATTCCAGGAAGCCAAGGATCAAAAAGAGTGCTTACTTCAGTGATGAGGAGGAGCTGAGTGACTGA
- the slc26a5 gene encoding prestin — MPVPDLTVTAMELSAAKDTGAALVYRVERPVYSEGHLERELLHRKTRRQEPFKEKLAGRLRCSSEKAKMTLHSLLPILSWLPSYPVREYLFGDLVSGLSTGVMQLPQGLAYAMLAAVPPVYGLYSSFYPVLLYTFFGTSRHISMGTFAVISLMIGSVAMREAPEDMFHIQAPNGTNATVVDTEARDAHRVQIAVALTCLVGIIQLFLGLLRFGFVAIYLAEPLVRGFTTAAAVHVFVSQLKYLLGIQTMRFSGALSVIYSFIEVMKNITSTNLTTITVGLTCIVFLYSIKDLNDRFKKKLPVPIPGEIIVVIVSTGISYGVQLSSNYNVDVVGNIPVGLLPPALPDLSVFPNLVTDAVAVAVVGFSMAISLAKIFALKHGYSVDGNQELIALGLCNLTGSFFRTFTITCSMSRSLVQESTGGRTQIAGLLSSLVVLLVVVAIGFMFEPLPQTVLAAIIMVNLLGMFKQFQDIPALWGTSRIELAIWMVAFVASVLLGLDYGLLVAIGFAILSVIYRTQSPKKTILGEIPDTGIYCDVEEYEEATERVGIKIFQSNTSIYFANSDLYVGALKEKTGVDPSVMQAIYKSCRQKKQRKERDAQDHTGPPIRDSVVKLNIETGITQEVLDMDGPEPQENGQLVEGAAESDWEESSSFLGALGPVRAIILDFTPVSFVDSVGAKAIKAVMKEYAEVGVEVFIAGCSGPLLADLRALKFFDGAVTTELLFPSVHDAVLHCQHQMAPQQRYGIQ; from the exons GAGAAGGCCAAAATGACCCTGCACAGCTTACTGcccatcctgtcctggctgccCTCCTACCCTGTCAGAGAGTACCTGTTTGGGGACCTTGTCTCAGGCCTGAGCACGGGCGTCATGCAGCTGCCCCAAG GTCTGGCCTATGCAATGCTAGCTGCTGTGCCTCCGGTCTACGGCCTGTACTCCTCCTTCTACCCCGTCCTGCTCTACACCTTCTTCGGCACGTCCAGGCACATATCAATGG GCACTTTCGCGGTGATCAGCTTGATGATCGGCAGTGTTGCCATGCGAGAGGCTCCCGAAGACATGTTCCATATTCAGGCTCCAAATGGCACCAACGCCACTGTGGTCGACACGGAAGCCCGCGACGCCCACAGGGTCCAGATAGCAGTGGCGCTAACCTGCCTCGTGGGCATTATTCAG CTGTTCCTGGGCCTCCTACGCTTCGGATTTGTGGCCATCTACCTCGCCGAGCCTCTGGTGCGCGGCTTCACCACGGCCGCCGCCGTCCACGTCTTTGTGTCGCAGCTGAAGTACCTTCTGGGAATCCAGACAATGCGGTTCAGTGGGGCCCTCTCAGTGATCTAC AGCTTTATTGAGGTGATGAAGAACATCACCAGCACCAACCTCACCACAATCACCGTGGGGCTGACATGCATCGTGTTCCTGTATTCCATCAAAGACCTGAATGACCGCTTCAAAAAGAAGCTTCCGGTGCCCATTCCGGGGGAAATCATAGTG GTCATCGTCTCCACTGGGATCTCCTACGGAGTCCAGCTCTCCTCCAACTACAACGTGGATGTTGTTGGAAATATCCCTGTGGG ACTCCTTCCTCCAGCGCTGCCAGATCTCTCTGTTTTTCCCAACCTGGTGACTGACGCCGTCGCTGTCGCGGTTGTGGGATTCTCCATGGCTATTTCCCTGGCTAAGATCTTTGCTCTTAAACACGGCTACAGCGTAGATGGAAACCAG GAGCTCATAGCGCTGGGCCTGTGTAACCTCACCGGCTCCTTCTTCCGCACCTTTACCATCACCTGCTCCATGTCCCGCAGCTTGGTACAGGAGAGCACGGGGGGCAGGACGCAG ATTGCCGGACTGCTGTCCTCGCTGGTCGTCCTCCTGGTGGTGGTGGCCATCGGCTTCATGTTTGAGCCACTGCCTCAG ACTGTGCTGGCTGCTATCATCATGGTGAACCTTCTGGGCATGTTTAAGCAGTTCCAGGACATCCCTGCGCTGTGGGGGACCAGCCGCATCGAGCTG GCAATCTGGATGGTGGCCTTTGTAGCGTCGGTTCTGTTGGGGCTTGATTACGGGCTGCTGGTGGCCATCGGGTTTGCCATCCTCAGCGTCATCTACAGAACGCAAAG CCCAAAGAAAACGATACTTGGCGAGATCCCCGACACAGGCATATACTGTGATGTGGAGGAGTATGAGGAG GCTACTGAACGTGTTGGGATTAAGATATTCCAATCCAACACCTCTATCTACTTTGCAAACAGTGATCTCTATGTCGGCGCCCTCAAGGAGAAG ACGGGGGTTGATCCAAGTGTTATGCAGGCGATATATAAATCCTGCCGGCAGAAGAAACAGCGGAAAGAGAGGGATGCACAGGACCATACAGGGCCCCCGATAAGGGACTCTGTGGTTAAGCTG AACATAGAGACGGGTATCACTCAGGAGGTGCTGGACATGGACGGGCCAGAGCCGCAAGAGAACGGGCAGCTGGTGGAGGGCGCCGCTGAGTCGGACTGGGAAGAGAGCAGCAGCTTCCTAGGGGCACTGGGCCCAGTACGGGCCATCATCCTGGACTTCACGCCCGTCAGCTTTGTCGACTCAGTTGGAGCCAAGGCCATCAAGGCT GTGATGAAGGAATACGCAGAGGTCGGTGTTGAGGTGTTTATCGCTGGCTGCAGTG GCCCCCTACTGGCCGACCTTCGCGCCCTCAAGTTTTTCGACGGAGCTGTGACCACAGAGCTGCTGTTCCCATCTGTCCATGACGCTGTATTGCACTGTCAACACCAGATGGCGCCCCAACAGCGCTATGGGATACAATGA